The DNA window GTGTCAAGTAACGCCTTCGTACTGATAAAGTAAATGACATTTCCAGGAGCAGCAGTTTTCACAGTTTGGGAGTGTCTGTGGGGGCCAGAGGCGCTCGGCCTCTCTTGAATCGGGGTGCCAGGTTTTCCTCACTGCCCCCTCCTGAGGACGGAAGCACAGATGCTGGATTAGGACTCTCAGAACCACAGCAGTGTCTCACAAAAAGGGCTGCAATGGAagttcaaatgcaaaaaaaaaacgaaatgtGTTTTAAACCCCAATACAACACAAACAAGCACATGCAGGACCAAACTAATGAAACCAGAATCgtcacaaacacatttgtcagtGTTGTTAGGATGGCGGTGTATCGTCTGGATTTCTTTCAAGGAAGAAatgcttttaaataaattaaaatatattttctgcagTATTTATACAGTATTTCCTTCATATGCCACCAGGTGATTTCCACCCATGCACCCATCATTCTTCCTGACATTAAGGCACAGGTTATATCTAGCTCCTCCAAATATGGAGGCGTGTTTGGAAAACCAAACCCGTTTGAGAATTTTTGATGTCAATTTTCTCTCAAGTAGTAGCCACTTCTGAAGATGTTTTACCTGACATTTAGTTAACATCGACTGTGACACCCTTCACGTGTAAACAAGATGCAAACACTGAGTGTATTAATGCATCCAGCAACCCCGTGATAGCAGCTGCAGTTTTATGAGCATCTGTTTAGAGTGAAGGCTTCCGATGAAGAGCTTGTTCTATTATTAAACCAAAAGCTTGGCACTGCTTACTCGGACATGCCATGGATGTCTGAACTCAACTCTTCATTAGATAATAACACGACTGCTACCCAATGACACGCAAGGCTTATCAAGCAATAACTGTTCCTACTTGAGTCAGCGACAGTGATTTTAGTTTTCAGCTTCTGCGACACAGCTGACAGCAGTTTTCTTGAGGCCCCAGCTCATCCGTCTCCTCTATGTCCacccatcttcatcatcctctcaaGTCACGCTTACCCTCTTTACTCCTCCATTACTGCATTCTGCAGACCTCAATGGTTGTCTCCCTTTCACCtgcatctccatctccaacattcagtctccctaactttgtctctggGAGAGTAAGTTCTAATGGAACATGTTTAGTTGCTCTCTGAACATCCAGGTTAGCAGGAGTTGTGCACTGCAAGCCTCATGCAAACCCAGTGCCCCCACCTCCCTGTAGTACTTACATGTAGCTTAAGTGGTGACCCTGTGTGTTAGCTCCAGCCCCCTGCCCCTCTACCTCAAATAGCTCATCTCAGTGCCATAATCCATTAGAGAGCCAGCCACATCAGCAAAGTCCTCCAGGACCAGGCTGGTAGAGTCCTCACCAGAGGGCAGCTCCGGGTCTGACAGTCGAGGTGAGCGGTAGGGTTCATACGAAGGCACGTCGGTGTTGTCCGCGGAGGTCTTTCTTGGTCCCTGCTGGTAAGGCTGGAAAGGAGGGTGCTGGTCCGGGTTGATGGTCTCGTAGGCTGGGGCTTGGTCATCTTTGTACTGTTGTTGGGGGTCCTTGGCGATGAAGCCGTCATTGCCCCCCTCGCTGCCCTGCGATGGAGGCGCCAGCACGTGGTACAAGCTAGGTAGACGGATGTCGAGCAGGATCCCGCTCTTGATGTAGAGCTTGTTGTTGAGATTGTAGAGCTTCTCAGCGATGTCGTAGCCCAGCATGACGGAGAACAGACGGGCGATGTAGCGCTCTTTTGACATGAGCATGAAGAGACGGCGCCTCCGCCATGAGACATAACGCGAGTCTTCTTCTGCAGTCAGTGTCACCTGGAGAGGACAGGGAGGGTGGTGACTCATAGTACAGTAGTAGTACATGTTAGATAACAAAAGAACACTGTTTTTTGTTCCTATGGCTGACAACCGAACCACATTTTGTCCTTTGCTGCAAATCCTGATGCTGTGAGCACCTGGTCAGGTGAAAAAATATGGTGGATGGGATTTGGTTTAAGCCATTGGGTGGCGCTATATAGATCAAGCAACGCCTAGCATGAGGTAGCGCCTGCTGTATGTAATAATATGCAACTCTCAACATCGGACAGAAAAGTCAACTCGGCGATGGTGGACGCCTGAGGAGTTTTTGATCAACTTCATTCAGCAGCTGGACGATGAGACTGTGAGAACAACAGGAGGTTGTGCTGAGTAAGAGAAAGCTGCAGGGCTCAGGCTGAAGGTCAGGCTGCACTTTCATCTTTAAATCCAGCCCGTCCTCTGAGCCTGCTCAAAAGCGACACTGGCGTACCTGAAACTTTCCCTCCTCGTTGGGCCTGAGAGACTCCCACTCTGGAGAGTCCAGGAACTGATGGCGGTGGATGTAGTGCAGGAACTGACCCTCCAAAGACACGTTGATCCTGACATGAAGAGAGGGACGGAAGGTGGAAAGAGACACAGGGATTAGTGGGTGATAATGATGGCCTGGAGAAAGCTAGAGGATATTTGGAGAGCTGAGTCCAAGACTTTGTATCCGCATAATTATCTCTGCAGGGCAGATAGAGACACGGAACAGTGCAGAGGTCGTTCCACTGTAAACACACAGGGTTCCTAGATGAACGCTGCATTTTCTCCTTCACTTTCGCCTTTGAGTGAAGGTCAAAAACTTTCACAGGCTGATATAATCCAGCTCACCATGAAACATCTACACTGTGACATTCTCTCTTAACTTCAGACTTCAATCATAATATAATTGCATAAACGAAGACACCAGATGAATCGGTCTAGTGTCCTTCGCAGCTCTGGCTCCTGAATGGAGCACTGGGTCTGTCGCCAAGACAAAGATTTGACGACAGTGTTTTCAAACACAGCAGTACATGAGCCTGCTTGTGACTCCGAGGGGGAGAAAGAACCGATCGAAACATGAGTCGCCGCCATTATGTCTGAAAAAGTTCCAAAAAATCAACTTTGTCGTCTTGAACCACAATGAACAGAGTAAGACGGAAGAAACCATTGGTTgcacagaggaaacacacagagaaaacagatggttaaatataataaattcaTTCGAtaacaaaatgagaaaatggaGGCAAGGATGGCGGAACTGACTGGTCAAGTCCAAAGCCAACAACAGGAAGTGGTCAAGCAGAAAAAGTCAGAGAAGAAACAAAGGAGGGATATGACAAAATTAAGGCGGGAATTAAAGAACTGGATTCTCAGAACAAGAAACAATGACAGTTGTAGGTGAAAGCAATGCGTCCACATACAGTAAGCACAGTCAATGCAGACAAAATTAAATGAAGAACCTCAGAATCAGCTAAGGCTGAGGAGAGAATCACCCACTTGGAAGCCAACACCAGAGCCAAGAGTAAGGGACAAGGAACGTGGGACGGGGGGCGTGGAAGCTGATAATCTCAAGATCGAGGAATTTGTTACTGACTCTGCACAGCGGATAAGATGACCCATTGCGGTAGCCATTTGTGAAATTCCAGCAAGAAGTAAGGAAACTAAAGGCTCTCAGGGCAGCAGGGCAGGCTACAAACGTCTGTGTCAGTGATCAGACCAGGATCACTTTCGACCTTGACTACCCACTAGGGGCCTCTACTGTATGGCTTGAAAGGGTGACATCACAATGCATTGTGGACTAGTGGGTGAACTGCAATGTGCGTTTACAACACAGTCACAGCTCTCTGTGCTGTTCATTTGTTTAAGTCGGACCGAAAACATGGTTTTGGCGATTTGCGATAAGCATATGTGGATCAAGGCAACAAATACATGCTCACATACGGGAGATTCATTTTGAGTTTATGGGATGTTTTAATCAGAGATTCAAAACATGTGTTGCGCTGTTTCATAAGATGCATCAATCCAAACAGAGccatcactcattcatttttggTTTACTTCGTAGTTCACCTCAAATTGATTTTTCAAGGTACAGGGTCTTTGAATGTGGATCCACTTTGAACGGGGATGGTCTGTTGATTATTTCATTGCACTGGATTATTATAAGGGAATGTAAGCAAAGGCAATTGACCATTAGCATGGCGACTAAGACCCACAATGCATTACAAAATTACCTATAAAGACAGATTGACGTGGCAATGAGGGAAAAtcctggaaatgaaggcagaggcaAGTATTATCTTCCATGCCAAGCTGAGAGGTCAGTTCTAAGGTGGTGATATGGGACTCTACCAAACCCCAGACGGCATTGTCATGGTTTGGGTCTTCCCTGgcgtaaaaaaataaagacatgacGAGACAATTCGGGGAGAAAGGACTGCTCTCAACAAGAGAAAAGCCAGTCTCCACACCTGGAGACATGACCATCACCATACGTCtctgtttttggaaaaaaatcccATTCAGCTCTAACTCTACGCGCCATAGGTGCCAGTGCCAGGTACACCCGGGAACAGCAGCCACTAGTGGTCGGGAGCAGCGTGCAGCAAACCAGACTGTTACAGCATGTCAGGCCCAATGCTGCAATGCCAATGGAAACAAGAATGAGGAGTAATGAATGAGAGTTACACTTTCAGGAATCATCTGAGGTCAACAATTAATGGACAGCAAAGTGTAATGTCGAGGTCAAAAAGATGAATGATTCACTCACTTTCCTAAAGTGATTAGTACATATGATCTTGCTCTGTCTAACAATCTTGACTTAAGCTTATTTACAGGGAATCAAAATGGACTTCATTAAGAAACATCTAAACcagtctgggaaaagaaaagacatgaaaaaagGGCAAGAAATGATAAGaatttttcttctctctgctcctttttgatcCCTCGAATCAAGTTCAGATGGAACAGTTGCTGTTGATGTGGGggctgagagggagagagacgagGTCCATCTAAATATACATCTCTAATATGTCAGTCATAATCTACTAACACAAACTTAAGTACTGGTACTGTGTTGTGTATCGTCACCTGAGAGGAAGCGCTGATAcaaatatagatatagatatagatatagataaaaatataaaaatgataaaaaattgATTTAAACCAAATTGTGTACTCATTCAGAACTCTGGTAAAGAGAAGTGACACACCAAAGGAGACAGCGACGCAAACAGCAAAGCTGACTTGATCACTTTCAATATTAACATCTCTTGTGAGTCTGCTCCCCACAATGTGACAAAGTGGCCCACTATACTCAAATTTGCATTTGGGAATTGAGAATCAGCTGCTGATTTGATTCAGTTGACCTATAACGTTTTCAAAGAGAGGAAGCATCTCATTAATCAGCACAGTTTGTGTAAGACACATAAAGCACATTGTATGCATGTTTAAGATGACGCAGACCAAAACCCCAacgtttttacattttcacattgtgGATCCCAAAAAGAGGAAAACTCTCGATGTACTAACATGTcaaaatggcagaaaaaaaggacGACCTATTTAAAATCAAGATGCTAATATTTCAGACGACTCATTCTCACTAAAGAGGCAAATAGCAAGTATTTTCAAATGGAACTCTGTTCACAGAGGTCagtcatgttgcatgttgacgcataagGGGTTCACGAGCACAAAATCGCCTTCATGGCGTCCATTGACACTACTGGAAGCACATCTCATAGAAAGATGGACGTCAGGTTCTGCCCTTCTCCTTTCAGAACGTTAGGCAGGAGTGGACAGATTTCAGTCCAAAGAAACTTTATGCAAGGCAGAAGGCGTCAGTGTCAACGGTGGATACGTTTTGGGGGTGACAAGGTGCATTGAGTGGGAAATCCATTTGGTCTATCCTTTGACAACGTTTGACAACATATTTACTTGTCTCAATGTTGAAATTCTAGAGTGGGTTATGGAAAAGCCCTTTACAGAAACTAAGGAACCACACTAACCCGACTGGGTCGCGCGGAGGATCAAATGACTGGGAcaatcgtgtttttttttttgttttttttttggccaggggTCACTCTGCTGCTGCCCAATGACAAAGGTATCATTGAACAAGTCTCATATACTGTAGGCAGTCACGCTGGTGAGTCACCGACCAAAATACCGTGTTTACAAATTCTCTCTCATGTCGGCTACAGTCGGATTGTGCTCCGAGAATGTTTGGATGAGAAGACCATATTTCCAGATGTGTTCACAAAGGTCCAACATTAACCACCGTGAAATTGGTCTAGGGAAATTGATAAAAGAATCAGTCACTGGAGTATGTATACATTATTAAATACTGCACTGTATGAATAGGTAAATACTGTATGTTCCTTTGAATCATCAGACCAGTTGAAGAGTGCTCATAGCAAAAAACTCAGTCGAGTCTGGGCTCCATAAAGAAACTCTATATAGTAGATCTAAATTACctcaaagtaaataaattgtCCCAACAAGCTAAACTTCAATCAGCACGGCCACCTTTGTTCAAACTCTGTCATTGCAAATTCAGAAATGGCCtgtgttcatgatttaatagcATATCTTTTTCTGTGCGTTTTCATTAAATTATTGTGCCTGGAACGTTGGGGGAAACTGAATTTCTATTCTCTGTGTGTTCTCACTTGTGAACTAGTACAAAAACTTTGCCCCAGACCTATGCTTATGACGTGACCAATCCAACTTGTGACCCCATTTTCAATGTGAAAACGTAATTTTAATTCATGATCAATGACTATGCCATCACTCCAATCCTGTCATTTCAGACCGaatttgtttaaagtttggtcAAAGTCAGTTTTAGAACATTGTGGAGGACTAGACACACAACACAGAGTTCCCACCTCCCAGACAGCAGAAAGGAGAGCTGGTCGATTGGGGTCTTGCCCTCCACTGCATACGTCTCCCCGgccttcatctccaccacctTGTTCTCAAAAGCACCTGCAATCTCCTTGAAGACATGCACTGGCACgcctagtgggaggtaaaccgCCTGGTAGAGGGACGTCAGCTCCTCGCTCGGTAGCCCCTCTTGGTGGAGCCGGTACAGAAGGTGGCAGATCTGAAGCAAACAAACCACCAACAGCAGCAAGTTCCAGGTGACCACGTCCAGACCGCACATCGTCAGCCAGCCCCACATGGCCAAACACAGGAAGGATGGGGCAAGAAAGCCAAAAATGAAGAGGCAGCCATAGGCCCCACTGCCCCCCATGTAGCCCAGGAACAAGATCGAGTTGCCCAATTGATAGATGGCCCCTTCCGTGTTGTTGGTCCAGCCATCGCAGACAGGACTGGAGAGCAAGTTGTCAAACATAGTCGAGTTCTCTGCGCTCATTTTGGCAAATCCTCTGAAGCCTTTTGAGAGAATAAAAACAGCCTTTTAAATCCAATGGTTCCAACGAAGCAATTTGGACCAAATACAAGTAGCTCAAGGATTTGGGAGAATCTTTGTTCCCAAAAAACTGCCAAGAAGCAAAGAGTTTGGCGTTGTCATGAAGTCAGAGAGGACTTTTCCTCTCACTGCATGTCCTCTCTGCTGTCCCCTCTCACGCCGGCCAGCACTGAAGGGCCAACAGCTGGACAGGGCTCAGGGACAGGAAGGAGGGGGCTGAGATAGAGCCCTAGAAGGATAACCATGTTTGGAATTGAAACCCAAGGAGCAGAGAGTGGCAGACAGAACACAGGCCTGATACTTAACATAACAGAGGGACAGAACGAGGCAGGAAGTGGGAGGGAGGAGATTCATCATAGCAAATATCTTCATGAGAATTTGCCTCACACTTTCAAGTCCTCACGACTTCTGCGCAGTTCTTTCTGAAGGCAAGTGCATCCCCCCCATCTGAATGTATTTAGGGACACAGAAAGGAGTGGTGTGACACCGCAGGTCAGATTTCAGGTACGAGCAGCCAACACTGTATGTGACCACCACGGCAGG is part of the Synchiropus splendidus isolate RoL2022-P1 chromosome 10, RoL_Sspl_1.0, whole genome shotgun sequence genome and encodes:
- the popdc2 gene encoding popeye domain-containing 2 isoform X3 is translated as MSAENSTMFDNLLSSPVCDGWTNNTEGAIYQLGNSILFLGYMGGSGAYGCLFIFGFLAPSFLCLAMWGWLTMCGLDVVTWNLLLLVVCLLQICHLLYRLHQEGLPSEELTSLYQAVYLPLGVPVHVFKEIAGAFENKVVEMKAGETYAVEGKTPIDQLSFLLSGRINVSLEGQFLHYIHRHQFLDSPEWESLRPNEEGKFQVTLTAEEDSRYVSWRRRRLFMLMSKERYIARLFSVMLGYDIAEKLYNLNNKLYIKSGILLDIRLPSLYHVLAPPSQGSEGGNDGFIAKDPQQQYKDDQAPAYETINPDQHPPFQPYQQGPRKTSADNTDVPSYEPYRSPRLSDPELPSGGGSEENLAPRFKRGRAPLAPTDTPKL
- the popdc2 gene encoding popeye domain-containing 2 isoform X1, yielding MSAENSTMFDNLLSSPVCDGWTNNTEGAIYQLGNSILFLGYMGGSGAYGCLFIFGFLAPSFLCLAMWGWLTMCGLDVVTWNLLLLVVCLLQICHLLYRLHQEGLPSEELTSLYQAVYLPLGVPVHVFKEIAGAFENKVVEMKAGETYAVEGKTPIDQLSFLLSGRINVSLEGQFLHYIHRHQFLDSPEWESLRPNEEGKFQVTLTAEEDSRYVSWRRRRLFMLMSKERYIARLFSVMLGYDIAEKLYNLNNKLYIKSGILLDIRLPSLYHVLAPPSQGSEGGNDGFIAKDPQQQYKDDQAPAYETINPDQHPPFQPYQQGPRKTSADNTDVPSYEPYRSPRLSDPELPSGEDSTSLVLEDFADVAGSLMDYGTEMSYLRRGQ
- the popdc2 gene encoding popeye domain-containing 2 isoform X2, which translates into the protein MSAENSTMFDNLLSSPVCDGWTNNTEGAIYQLGNSILFLGYMGGSGAYGCLFIFGFLAPSFLCLAMWGWLTMCGLDVVTWNLLLLVVCLLQICHLLYRLHQEGLPSEELTSLYQAVYLPLGVPVHVFKEIAGAFENKVVEMKAGETYAVEGKTPIDQLSFLLSGRINVSLEGQFLHYIHRHQFLDSPEWESLRPNEEGKFQVTLTAEEDSRYVSWRRRRLFMLMSKERYIARLFSVMLGYDIAEKLYNLNNKLYIKSGILLDIRLPSLYHVLAPPSQGSEGGNDGFIAKDPQQQYKDDQAPAYETINPDQHPPFQPYQQGPRKTSADNTDVPSYEPYRSPRLSDPELPSGEDSTSLVLEDFADVAGSLMDYGTEMSYLR